The Taeniopygia guttata chromosome 6, bTaeGut7.mat, whole genome shotgun sequence genome contains a region encoding:
- the DNAJB12 gene encoding dnaJ homolog subfamily B member 12 has product MESNRDEAERCIGIALAALKANQPDKARRFLEKAQRLYPSQRVRALLESLNKNEQSANGQSQPRESTNPQFRKMSGEFPSANGEAGGEAPKGYTQDQLDAVKRVKQCKDYYEILGVNRDASDEDLKKAYRKLALKFHPDKNHAPGATEAFKAIGNAYAVLSNPEKRKQYEQFGDEKLNPARHGHSHDFHRGFEADISPEDLFNMFFGGGFPSSNVHVYSNGRMRYTYHQRQDRREHQGDGGLGLFVQLMPILILIIVSALSQMMVSSPPYSLSHRLSVGHTHRRVTEHLKVPYYVSENFAEEYTGTNLKNVERSVEDDYIANLRNNCWREKQQKEGLLYRARYFGDSDLYQRAQKMGTPSCSRLSDVQASLHG; this is encoded by the exons atggaGTCGAACCGGGACGAGGCGGAGCGGTGCATTGGTATTGCACTGGCCGCCCTCAAGGCCAACCAGCCCGACAAGGCCCGCCGCTTCCTGGAGAAGGCGCAGCGCTTGTACCCCTCGCAGCGGGTCCGCG CTCTGCTTGAGTCACTCAACAAGAACGAGCAGTCAGCCAATGGCCAATCCCAACCCAGGGAATCCACAAAccctcagttcaggaaaatGAGTGGAGAATTCCCATCAGCCAACGGAGAGGCTGGGGGGGAGGCCCCCAAGGGCTACACTCAGGACCAGCTGGATGCAGTTAAGAG GGTAAAGCAGTGCAAAGATTACTACGAAATTCTGGGAGTCAACAGAGACGCTTCCGATGAGGATCTGAAAAAGGCCTACAGGAAACTGGCCCTGAAGTTCCACCCAGACAAGAACCATGCACCGGGGGCCACGGAGGCATTCAAAG CCATCGGGAACGCGTACGCGGTGCTGAGCAACCCGGAGAAGAGGAAGCAGTACGAGCAGTTCGGAGACGAGAAACTCAACCCCGCCCGCCACGGACACAGCCACGACTTCCACCGTGGCTTCGAGGCCGACATCTCCCCCGAGGACCTCTTCAACATGTTCTTTGGGGGTGGTTTTCCTTCTA gTAATGTTCACGTGTACAGCAATGGCAGGATGAGGTACACCTACCACCAGAGGCAGGACAGGCGGGAGCATCAGGGAGAT GGTGGCCTGGGGCTGTTTGTCCAGCTGATGCCCATCCTCATCCTGATCATCGTGTCTGCTCTCAGCCAGATGATGGTCTCCAGCCCACCCTACAGTTTGAGTCACAGGCT GTCTGTGGGTCACACGCACAGGAGGGTCACAGAGCACTTGAAAGTCCCCTACTACGTGTCCGAGAACTTTGCTGAGGAATACACGGGCACGAACCTGAAGAACGTTGAGCGGAGCGTGGAGGACGACTACATAGCAAACCTTCGGAACAACTGCTggagagagaagcagcaga AGGAAGGCTTGTTGTACCGGGCACGCTACTTCGGGGACTCGGACCTGTACCAGCGGGCACAGAAGATGGGCACCCCCAGCTGTAGCAGACTGTCAGACGTCCAGGCCTCCCTGCACGGATAG